In Nycticebus coucang isolate mNycCou1 chromosome 9, mNycCou1.pri, whole genome shotgun sequence, the following are encoded in one genomic region:
- the CCHCR1 gene encoding coiled-coil alpha-helical rod protein 1 isoform X3 has protein sequence MAPTWISDISLVPPPAHQDISGRWLDTQRSQMTMREQDVSGDRQEPGWRGRSLELEGSQALSHQAVLISRQLQELQRLEEEVRVLRETSLQQNMRLEAQTTELEALARAEKAGRVEAEGLRAALAGAEVVRKNLEEGSKRELEEFQRLHEEQLSSLTQAHQEALSSLNNKAEGLEKSLSSLETRRAGEVKELAVAQGEAEQLRKQLSKTQEDLEAQVTLVENLRKYVGEQVPTNGHSQVWEPERQELLKTVQSPGRKAVPEAGMEALQRGCFPHAQHLQEDRDGLHSTAELLQVRVQSLTHILALQEEELTRKLQPSDSLKPEFNRKWQSLLNRWREKVFALMVQLKTQELEHRDSVKQLKGQLAELQEQVTAQSQEQAILQRSLQDRATEVEVERMGAKALQMELSRAQEARRQWQQQTAVAEEQLKLVANAVNSSQIWVQSTVAKMEQAAARLPSLSNRLSYAVRKVHTIQGLMARKLALAQLRQESCPPLPPPTPSATDISLELQQLREERNRLDAELQLSAHLIQQEVGRAREQGEAERQQLSKVAQQLELELQQTQESLANVGLQLEAARQGQQESTEEAASLRQELTQQQEIYRQALQEKVAEVETRLREQLSDTEKRLNEAWREHAKAVVSLRQIQHKATREKERNQELRRLQEEARKEEAQRLTRRVQELERDKNLMLATLQQEGLLSHYKQQRLLAVLPSLLDKEKSVESGPRPLAPALPAAAQPTRESIKGSLSVLLDDLQGLSEAISREEAILQGDNWNPPAPLGQRLSS, from the exons ATGGCTCCCACCTGGATCTCAGACATTTCCCTGGTCCCACCCCCAGCCCATCAAGATATCTCAGGGAGATGGCTGGACACTCAGAGATCTCAAATGACCATGAGGGAACAAGATGTTTCTGGTGATAGGCAGGAGCCAGGGTGGAGAGGCAG ATCCCTGGAGCTGGAGGGGTCACAAGCCCTGAGCCATCAGGCTGTGCTGATCTCTCGGCAGCTGCAAGAGCTGCAGCGGCTGGAAGAGGAGGTCCGTGTCTTGCGGGAGACCTCACTGCAGCAGAATATGAGGCTGGAGGCCCAGACCACGGAGCTAGAGGCTCTGGCACGGGCAGAGAAGGCTGGTCGAGTGGAGGCCGAGGGCCTGCGTGCtgctttggccggggctgaggtcgTCCGGAAGAACCTGGAAGAGGGGAGCAAGCGAGAACTGGAGGAGTTTCAGAGGCTACATGAAGAGCAG CTGTCCTCCTTGACACAGGCTCACCAGGAGGCTCTTTCCAGTTTGAACAACAAGGCCGAGGGCTTGGAGAAGTCTCTAAGTAGTCTGGAAACCAGGCGGGCAGGGGAAGTGAAGGAGCTGGCTGTGGCCCAAGGGGAGGCCGAGCAGCTGCGGAAGCAGCTGAG CAAGACCCAAGAAGACTTGGAGGCACAGGTGACCCTGGTTGAGAATCTAAGAAAATATGTGGGAGAACAAGTTCCTACCAATGGCCACAGTCAGGTATGGGAACCAGAGCGACAGGAGCTTCTGAAAACTGTACAG TCCCCAGGAAGAAAGGCAGTTCCTGAGGCAGGAATGGAGGCCCTACAGAGGGGCTGCTTCCCCCACGCGCAGCACTTGCAGGAGGACCGGGACGGGCTGCACTCCACTGCTGAGCTGCTGCAGGTGCGGGTGCAGAGCCTCACACACATCCTTGCCctgcaggaggaggagctgaCCAGGAAG CTTCAACCTTCAGATTCCTTGAAGCCTGAGTTTAACAGAAAGTGGCAGTCATTGCTGAACCGCTGGCGGGAGAAGGTGTTTGCCCTCATGGTGCAGCTTAAGACCCAGGAGCTGGAGCACAGGGACTCTGTTAAGCAGCTGAAGGGACAG ttGGCAGAGCTCCAGGAGCAAGTGACAGCCCAGAGCCAGGAGCAGGCCATCCTGCAGCGCTCCCTTCAGGACAGAGCCACAGAGGTGGAGGTGGAGCGGATGGGTGCCAAG GCCCTGCAGATGGAGCTGAGCCGTGCCCAGGAGGCCAGGCGCCAGTGGCAGCAGCAGACAGCCGTGGCTGAGGAGCAGCTAAAGCTTGTGGCCAATGCTGTCAACAG CTCTCAGATCTGGGTCCAGAGCACCGTGGCTAAGATGGAACAGGCTGCAGCCCGGCTTCCCAGCCTCAGCAACCGACTCAGCTATGCAGTCCGAAAAGTCCACACCATTCAAG GCCTGATGGCTCGAAAGCTGGCCCTTGCTCAGCTGCGCCAAGAGAG ctgtcccccactcccacccccaaccccatcaGCCACAGACATAAGCCTTGAGTTGCAGCAGCTACGGGAAGAACGGAACCGCCTGGATGCAGAACTGCAGCTGAGTGCACATCTTATCCAGCAGGAGGTGGGCCGGGCCCGGGAGCAAG GGGAGGCAGAGCGGCAGCAACTGAGCAAGGTGGCCCAgcagctggagctggagctgcaGCAGACCCAGGAGTCTTTGGCCAATGTGGGGCTGCAGCTGGAAGCAGCTCGCCAGGGACAGCAGGAGAGCACGGAAGAGGCTGCCAGTCTCCGGCAGGAGCTGACTCAACAGCAGGAGATCTACAGGCAAG CTCTGCAAGAGAAGGTGGCCGAAGTGGAAACTCGGCTGCGGGAGCAGCTCTCAGACACAGAGAAGAGACTGAATGAGGCTTGGAGGGAGCATGCAAAGGCTG TGGTCTCCCTGCGCCAGATCCAGCACAAAGCCACCCGAGAAAAGGAGCGGAACCAGGAGCTTAGGCGTCTACAAGAGGAGGCCCGGAAAGAAGAGGCGCAGCGACTGACCCGGCGTGTGCAGGAGCTGGAGAGGGACAAGAACCTCATGCTG GCCACCTTGCAGCAGGAGGGTCTCCTCTCCCATTACAAGCAGCAGCGACTGTTGGCCGTTCTTCCTTCCCTGTTGGACAAGGAGAAATCTGTGGAATCCGGTCCCAGGCCTCTAGCACCTGCACTTCCAGCAGCAGCTCAGCCTACTCGGGAATCCATAAAAG GGTCCCTCTCTGTCCTGCTCGATGACCTACAGGGCCTGAGTGAGGCCATTTCCAGAGAAGAAGCTATTTTACAAGGTGACAACTGGAACCCTCCAGCCCCTCTTGGACAAAGGCTGAGCAGCTAA